Proteins encoded together in one Corynebacterium liangguodongii window:
- a CDS encoding peptidylprolyl isomerase, which yields MTETTDNSERGRKALRELEKEINSRDRKEKSRPWAIAAASLAVIVALGGGIYVFANQSDSEESAQSDQPTSESSTPDMPDAEPLALARSSALPETVSCSYQEDASGGSEKKVGVPDAEGISTKGTVKVSLETSAGPIGMELDRSVAPCTVNAMEYLADKGYFDGTVCHRLTTSEGLKVLQCGDPSGTGSGGPGFQFANEYPTDEAVEKLDTSQIPEGTPAEQEAQFKQALLQQEPPVTYPRGTIAMANAGLDTNGSQFFLNYGDSTLPPAYTYFGKIDDAGLKTLDKVAEKGVEGEASDGKPAEEVKIDSAKVA from the coding sequence GTGACGGAGACGACGGATAATTCGGAGCGCGGCCGCAAGGCGCTGCGCGAGCTGGAAAAGGAGATCAATTCGCGCGACAGGAAGGAAAAGTCGCGTCCGTGGGCCATTGCGGCGGCTTCCCTGGCTGTCATCGTCGCTCTCGGCGGGGGCATCTACGTCTTTGCCAACCAATCCGACAGCGAAGAAAGCGCCCAATCCGACCAGCCCACGAGCGAGTCCTCCACCCCCGACATGCCCGACGCCGAGCCGCTGGCGCTCGCCCGTTCAAGCGCTCTGCCTGAGACAGTCTCGTGCTCTTACCAAGAGGACGCTTCCGGCGGCTCCGAGAAGAAGGTCGGGGTGCCCGACGCCGAGGGAATCTCCACCAAGGGAACCGTGAAGGTGAGCCTCGAGACCTCGGCCGGGCCGATCGGCATGGAGCTCGACCGCTCTGTCGCTCCATGCACGGTCAACGCGATGGAGTACCTGGCCGACAAGGGCTACTTCGACGGCACCGTCTGCCACCGCCTGACCACCTCCGAGGGGCTCAAGGTGCTGCAGTGCGGCGATCCGAGCGGCACCGGATCCGGCGGCCCGGGGTTCCAATTCGCCAACGAGTACCCCACCGATGAGGCTGTGGAAAAGCTCGACACCTCCCAGATCCCCGAGGGCACCCCGGCTGAGCAGGAGGCCCAGTTCAAGCAGGCGTTGCTGCAGCAGGAGCCCCCGGTGACGTACCCGCGCGGAACCATCGCGATGGCCAACGCCGGTCTTGACACCAACGGCTCGCAGTTCTTCCTCAACTACGGCGATTCGACCCTGCCGCCGGCCTACACCTATTTTGGCAAGATCGACGATGCCGGCCTTAAGACCCTCGACAAGGTTGCCGAGAAGGGCGTGGAGGGCGAAGCGTCGGACGGAAAGCCTGCCGAGGAGGTCAAGATCGACTCGGCGAAGGTGGCATAG
- a CDS encoding adenine phosphoribosyltransferase, translating into MPIDPTSSYSSAAEALEALTRRVADFPEEGVLFEDLTPVLADAEALAVVIRELSAAARDFGADMIGGLDARGFLIGSAVAYDLGIGILAVRKKGKLPPPVLSEEYSTEYSEAALEIPAEGIDLRGKRVVLIDDVLATGGTLVAATNLIERAGGSVVGYAVVLEVKALGGRERLGGAPLAVLGG; encoded by the coding sequence GTGCCTATCGACCCGACCAGCTCGTATTCCAGCGCCGCCGAGGCGCTCGAGGCCCTCACCCGCCGGGTGGCGGACTTTCCAGAAGAGGGGGTCTTATTCGAGGACTTGACGCCCGTGCTTGCCGACGCCGAAGCGCTCGCCGTGGTGATCCGCGAGCTCTCCGCCGCGGCCCGCGATTTCGGAGCAGACATGATCGGCGGCCTCGACGCCCGCGGGTTCTTGATCGGATCGGCCGTGGCCTACGACCTCGGCATCGGCATCCTCGCGGTGCGCAAGAAGGGCAAGCTGCCGCCGCCGGTGCTCTCGGAGGAGTACTCCACCGAATACAGCGAGGCGGCCCTCGAGATCCCTGCCGAGGGCATCGACCTGCGGGGCAAGCGCGTGGTGTTAATCGATGACGTTCTTGCCACCGGCGGCACTCTGGTGGCCGCGACGAATCTCATCGAGCGGGCCGGTGGTAGCGTCGTGGGATATGCAGTTGTTCTCGAGGTCAAGGCCTTAGGCGGGCGCGAAAGGCTCGGCGGCGCCCCCTTGGCCGTCCTCGGGGGCTAG
- a CDS encoding ABC transporter substrate-binding protein: MRALARRAAAGALAAGLVAGFLAGCAGPDGGKTDEEEADEFGYQVPVALSTPNAGSDIGASQFAQTWSGRLYPGVYVPGPNGQMIPNTDLVTAQALPAAQRIVQYTLSEGAVFSDGAPVTCTDFLLTFAAGKNPELFGSHLPLFDDVEKLECTPGAKTFDLVFKEGAGARWRELFSAGTVLPAHAVAAKLSKDVAGLNADLYSGLDEGDVAALRPIAQVWHDGFNLDQFDPALQVSFGPYVIDGVGEAGQVHLVANEKYYGGAPLTKEIVVWPASADSAQLNATGNLRVAELAEPNPGWLDVNAEGNSLEVTTAVGALTDSLTFASFGPWSYPENRAALAKCVDPRAVAAASSKHSGAEVSAFAAHVVSHDDPLASRFDDIAGPHLGVDIEGAKQAAGLELRVGYAHASPRMAAMVESIRVSCEPAGITVVDATEQGKTLRDLSRVELGEWGEEVAVEGSIDAMLRPVDPASEYNIPGVKSRDVEAMRKKETELWEKLPSIPLAAQPRVFAVDRNLGNVMLYTGPAGIGWNMDRWLLRPDSADQPPA, encoded by the coding sequence GTGCGCGCGCTGGCGAGGCGCGCTGCCGCCGGCGCCCTCGCCGCGGGCCTTGTGGCCGGTTTCCTCGCCGGCTGCGCGGGGCCCGACGGGGGCAAGACCGACGAGGAGGAAGCTGACGAGTTTGGCTACCAGGTCCCGGTCGCGCTTTCCACGCCGAACGCCGGTAGCGACATCGGCGCATCCCAGTTCGCACAGACATGGTCGGGGCGGCTCTACCCGGGCGTCTACGTGCCCGGCCCGAACGGGCAGATGATCCCCAATACGGACCTCGTGACCGCCCAGGCGCTGCCCGCCGCGCAGCGGATCGTGCAATACACGCTGTCCGAGGGTGCGGTCTTCTCCGACGGCGCGCCCGTGACGTGTACGGATTTCCTGCTCACGTTCGCCGCCGGCAAAAACCCCGAGCTCTTCGGATCGCACTTGCCGCTTTTCGACGACGTCGAGAAGCTCGAATGCACGCCGGGCGCAAAGACCTTCGACTTGGTGTTCAAAGAGGGGGCCGGCGCGCGGTGGCGCGAGCTGTTCTCCGCCGGCACGGTGCTCCCAGCGCACGCGGTGGCGGCAAAGCTGTCGAAGGACGTAGCGGGCCTCAACGCCGACCTGTACTCCGGGCTCGATGAGGGCGACGTGGCCGCGCTGCGGCCGATCGCCCAGGTCTGGCACGACGGTTTTAACCTCGACCAGTTCGACCCCGCGCTGCAGGTCTCCTTCGGCCCCTACGTCATCGATGGGGTCGGGGAGGCAGGGCAGGTCCACTTGGTGGCCAACGAGAAGTACTACGGCGGGGCCCCGTTGACCAAGGAGATCGTGGTGTGGCCCGCGAGCGCCGATTCCGCGCAGCTCAACGCGACCGGCAACCTGCGCGTCGCCGAGCTCGCCGAGCCGAACCCGGGGTGGCTCGACGTCAACGCGGAAGGAAACTCCCTCGAGGTCACCACCGCGGTGGGGGCGTTGACGGATTCGCTGACCTTCGCCTCCTTCGGACCGTGGTCCTACCCGGAGAACCGCGCAGCGCTGGCCAAGTGCGTCGATCCCCGTGCCGTTGCCGCGGCCTCGAGTAAGCACTCGGGCGCCGAGGTCTCCGCGTTTGCCGCCCACGTTGTCTCCCACGACGATCCGCTGGCCTCGCGTTTCGACGACATCGCAGGGCCCCACCTCGGGGTGGACATCGAGGGGGCGAAGCAGGCTGCGGGCCTCGAGCTACGGGTGGGCTACGCGCATGCGTCGCCACGCATGGCCGCGATGGTGGAGTCGATCCGCGTCTCCTGCGAGCCGGCCGGTATCACCGTGGTCGATGCCACCGAGCAGGGCAAGACGCTGCGCGATCTAAGCCGGGTGGAGCTCGGCGAATGGGGCGAGGAGGTTGCCGTCGAGGGCTCGATCGATGCGATGCTGCGCCCGGTGGATCCGGCGAGCGAATACAACATCCCGGGTGTGAAGTCCCGGGATGTCGAGGCGATGCGCAAGAAGGAAACCGAGCTGTGGGAGAAGCTGCCGAGCATTCCGCTCGCCGCGCAGCCGCGAGTGTTTGCCGTGGATAGGAACCTGGGTAACGTTATGCTGTACACGGGACCGGCCGGGATCGGTTGGAACATGGACCGCTGGCTGCTGCGTCCGGATTCCGCGGATCAGCCGCCCGCCTAA
- a CDS encoding RelA/SpoT family protein — MVNEKTQKRSGSSVRSVSARLARSLTGGRARVNPVLDPLMTIHRRYHPKASAELLNRAYDIAERLHEGVTRKSGDPYITHPLAVATICGEIGMDTTTLVAALLHDTVEDTDYSLRDLQADFGPEVAKLVDGVTKLDKVALGAAAEAETIRKMIVAMADDPRVLVIKVADRLHNMRTMRFLPPEKQAKKARETLDVIAPLAHRLGMASVKWELEDLAFAILYPKKYEEIVRLVADRAPSRDRALREISAQLRAELKANSIAAEVMGRPKHYWSIYQKMVVRGHEFDEIFDLVGIRVLVESVHDCYAAIGVVHSMYSVMPGRFKDYIANPRFGVYQSLHTTVMTDSGRPLEVQVRTHEMHYNAEFGVAAHWRYKETKGSHKGDQAEVDQMAWMRQLLDWQKEAADPNEFLDSLRYDLTSQQIFAFTPKGDVVNLPAGSTPVDFAYAVHTEVGHRCIGAKVNGKLVALESELTSGDRVEIFTSKDENAGPSRDWQDFVVSPRARTKIRQWFAKERREEHLEAGRDALAAEVQRGGLPMHRLFTAESMRQIAQHLHYPDVDALYTAIGAGNVSAQHVAHMLTELFGDAEDAVDVLAARTPMSQLVRSKIAAGGNGILVEGSPDMLAKLAKCCQPVPGDTVFGFVTRGGGVSVHRADCTNAAKLREEPERLIDVSWAGGSAPGAASEATLAVEALDRQGLLAEITSVLSEQKLPIVALSSQVGGDYVATVRFTVVVSDTKQLGSLMNQVRNVEGVFDIYRVTA, encoded by the coding sequence ATGGTCAACGAGAAGACGCAGAAACGCTCGGGCTCAAGCGTGCGCAGCGTATCGGCCCGGTTAGCGCGCTCGCTCACGGGCGGCCGGGCGAGGGTCAACCCGGTGCTCGACCCGCTGATGACCATTCACCGGCGCTACCACCCGAAGGCGAGCGCGGAGCTGCTCAACCGCGCCTACGACATCGCGGAGCGGCTTCACGAGGGGGTGACGCGCAAGTCGGGCGATCCATATATCACCCACCCGTTGGCGGTGGCGACGATCTGCGGCGAGATCGGCATGGACACCACTACCTTGGTCGCCGCCTTGCTGCACGATACGGTGGAGGATACCGACTACTCGCTGCGTGACCTACAGGCGGATTTCGGCCCCGAGGTGGCCAAGCTCGTCGACGGTGTGACCAAGCTCGATAAGGTCGCTCTCGGCGCGGCGGCGGAAGCGGAGACGATCCGCAAAATGATCGTGGCCATGGCCGACGATCCGCGCGTGCTCGTGATTAAGGTCGCCGACCGGCTCCACAACATGCGCACCATGCGCTTCCTGCCGCCGGAGAAGCAGGCGAAGAAGGCGCGCGAGACCCTCGACGTGATTGCCCCGCTGGCCCACCGCCTCGGGATGGCGAGCGTGAAGTGGGAGCTTGAGGACCTCGCGTTCGCAATCTTGTACCCGAAGAAGTACGAGGAGATCGTGCGCCTCGTCGCCGATAGAGCCCCCTCGCGCGACCGGGCCCTGCGGGAGATCAGCGCCCAGCTGCGCGCCGAGCTCAAGGCCAACAGCATCGCCGCCGAGGTGATGGGCCGGCCGAAGCACTACTGGTCGATCTACCAGAAGATGGTGGTGCGCGGCCACGAGTTTGACGAGATCTTCGACCTCGTGGGCATCCGCGTCTTAGTGGAGAGCGTCCACGACTGCTACGCTGCCATCGGCGTGGTGCACTCGATGTATTCGGTGATGCCGGGCCGGTTCAAGGACTACATCGCCAACCCCCGCTTCGGCGTCTACCAGTCGCTGCACACCACGGTGATGACGGATAGCGGGCGCCCCCTGGAGGTGCAGGTGCGCACCCACGAGATGCACTACAACGCAGAGTTTGGCGTTGCCGCGCACTGGCGCTACAAGGAGACGAAGGGCTCCCACAAGGGCGATCAGGCCGAGGTGGACCAGATGGCCTGGATGCGGCAGCTGCTGGACTGGCAGAAGGAGGCCGCCGACCCGAACGAGTTCCTCGACTCGCTGCGCTACGACCTCACCTCGCAGCAGATCTTCGCCTTCACGCCGAAGGGTGATGTGGTCAACCTCCCCGCGGGGTCCACCCCGGTCGATTTCGCCTACGCGGTGCACACGGAGGTGGGGCACCGCTGCATCGGCGCGAAGGTGAACGGCAAGCTCGTGGCGCTTGAGTCGGAGCTTACCTCCGGGGACCGGGTGGAGATCTTCACCTCGAAGGATGAAAACGCGGGGCCCTCGCGGGATTGGCAGGATTTCGTCGTCTCGCCGCGGGCACGGACGAAGATCCGGCAGTGGTTTGCCAAGGAGCGTCGCGAGGAACACCTCGAGGCGGGGCGCGACGCGCTTGCCGCTGAGGTGCAGCGCGGCGGGTTGCCCATGCACAGACTCTTCACAGCGGAGTCGATGCGCCAGATCGCGCAGCACCTGCACTACCCGGATGTCGACGCGCTCTACACCGCGATCGGGGCGGGCAACGTCTCCGCGCAGCACGTCGCGCACATGCTCACCGAACTCTTCGGTGACGCGGAGGATGCCGTTGACGTGCTCGCGGCCCGCACGCCGATGTCGCAGCTTGTGCGCTCGAAGATCGCCGCCGGCGGCAACGGGATCTTGGTGGAGGGGAGCCCGGATATGCTGGCGAAGCTGGCGAAGTGTTGCCAGCCGGTGCCGGGGGATACCGTCTTCGGTTTTGTTACCCGCGGCGGGGGAGTATCGGTCCACCGGGCGGATTGCACGAACGCGGCGAAGCTGCGGGAGGAGCCCGAGCGGCTTATCGACGTCTCATGGGCCGGCGGCTCTGCCCCCGGGGCCGCCTCGGAGGCGACGCTGGCGGTGGAGGCCCTGGATAGGCAGGGCCTGCTCGCCGAGATCACCAGTGTGCTCTCGGAGCAGAAGCTGCCGATCGTGGCCTTGTCGTCGCAGGTCGGTGGCGACTACGTGGCCACCGTGCGCTTTACGGTGGTGGTCTCCGATACCAAGCAGCTCGGATCGCTGATGAACCAGGTGCGCAACGTCGAGGGAGTCTTCGACATCTACCGCGTGACCGCCTAG
- the tpx gene encoding thiol peroxidase: protein MATVTVKGNETTTSGDLPPVGEQLPAFELLGHDLSPITGADFSGKQLVLNIFPSLDTGVCAQSVRTFNKLAAGLDNTAVLCVSEDLPFAQQRFCAAEGIDNVTAASAFRSSFGEDFGVRLEGTPMKGLLARAVVVTDAAHNVIYTELVSEIGNEPDYDAAQAALKA from the coding sequence ATGGCTACAGTCACCGTCAAGGGCAACGAAACGACCACTTCTGGGGATCTTCCCCCCGTCGGCGAGCAGCTGCCCGCCTTCGAACTGCTCGGGCACGACCTGTCCCCGATCACCGGGGCGGATTTTAGCGGCAAGCAGCTCGTGCTCAACATCTTCCCCTCGCTCGATACCGGGGTGTGCGCGCAGTCGGTGCGCACCTTTAACAAGCTTGCGGCCGGGTTGGACAACACCGCCGTGCTCTGCGTCTCCGAAGACCTGCCGTTCGCCCAGCAGCGCTTCTGCGCCGCGGAGGGCATCGACAACGTCACTGCCGCCTCCGCGTTCCGTTCGAGCTTTGGCGAGGACTTTGGCGTCCGCCTCGAAGGCACCCCGATGAAGGGCCTGCTCGCCCGCGCCGTCGTGGTCACCGACGCGGCGCACAACGTCATCTACACCGAGCTGGTGAGCGAGATCGGCAACGAGCCCGACTACGACGCGGCGCAGGCCGCGCTGAAGGCCTAG